The genomic window ACAGGCATAACTTAGGACTCGGCACAACCGGGGAAGTGGAAAAGGGCAGTTATCTTAGAAGGCTGATCTTGCTCAAGGCAAAACCTGGTCCTCAGACAGCTCATATCTGTGCAAGGCTTtgcctgccctggggatgggCTCTGGGCATCTGCAGGGAGCAGCTGGAGCGCTCCAGCCCTGTTCCTCCTGCTCTCAGGCTCTCTCCTCTCCAGTAGAGTTCTGGGTGGTTTTGGTGGTGaccagggctgcagcccccagctcGGTGGCGGGCAGTGGGAAGCCGTGGTTGCACTCCTCGTGCCGGGGGTACACAGCAGAGAGCAGGACGATGTCACCGTCAGCATCACCCTGGCAGCATGGCCTCCGTTTCGCCCCTGCTTTCCCGGGCAGCCCCAGCATCTTCAGGCCTCCATTGAGATGTGGGCACAGAGCTCGGGCTGGGGCCAGAGTGGCATCTCCCTCCAGCATGGCGGGGTCCtggcagcccaggctgggcagggggctggtggCATCCATGTTTGCTGGGAGGAGGCAAGAAAAGGGGGTTACTGGACTCACAAAGTGGGGCCAGGCAGGTCCCAGGGAGAGGGTCCAGTCCCTGGGGACACACAGGGGGCAAGatggagctggagcaggaggagcctGCAAGGTCCCCAatgctctcctgctgcagagctccTCCTGCTTACAACTGATGGGCTTTTTCTCCCCTAAAAAACCATAGGGAAAGGCAAAAGTTTGCACTTGCACTTCGAGCCCTCTCGCTAAACCCTGCTGGTGGCAGATCAGCCCGGCCCTTGGTGGCTCACCCTCCCCGACCGCCTCCCACTTAAAAATAGACTTGTTTACATGCTTTGAACACAGGCGCATGCTGCTGGCCCCAAGCCTCCCATGCCTTTCCACGCATCCAGTGCCATAGTGGTGGGCTTGCTGGGGTGCAGCCCAGGGGAATGGGAGGACAGGGACCAGGGCTTGTGGCAGGGGAGTAGCCGAGGGGTGCCTCCGATGCTGTCCCATCATGGCCGGACCTCTCTTGCCACAGgatttctccctcctctttcaTTCTTGGTATTTTTCCCAGGCGTGTGCGCATCACAGGCTGTCGCAGCAACACTCGGTTTAGCGGAAAGGCCCCAGGTAATGTCCCCCACCAGTCTGAGTCAGCCAGCCTGCACCACTGGCAGCATGCAAGCAAGCCAGGGCACGAGGACTGGCTGCCCCCAGCTCCGCTGCCTGCCAGAGGTACCCACCCAGGCAGTGGGGCAGTGGTGGGTGCCAGCATGCCCCAGGACAGCCCCTCATGGGGTCCCAGGGAACCATATCCCCTTCCTGGGGACGGGAAGGCATGAAGCCAGGGCGAGACCGTTTCCGAGAAGTGGCCAGGGTTGAGTCAGCGCTGGGGTGCAGGTCCTCGGGGGAGGAGATGGCTGCCTGGATGCTCCAACAGGATGAGCCATCGTGGGGCACCTTGGCCTCACTCCCCTGGAAATACTCTACCAGGAAAGGCTCAGCCCCATCCCTTGCCCCCCAGCCCTATTTTTGATGCCTTTGGGGATGACCCTGTGCAGTGCTCCGGTGTCCTCCCAGTGGAGCTGGCCCTGACACTGTTGGGGTCTTTGGGACACGCGTTGGAGGGCACTGGGCATTCCAAGTGGGAATGACAAGCTGGGCAGTCAGCACGGGACCCCCATTGGCAGCGCTGTGGGGAGAGGCTCCCTCCATAGCCATCCCTGGATGTCCACCGCTGCCCCTGCATCCCCCCGCTCCATCCACAGCCCTCCAGCTACCAGGGAGAGGGAGACGCTCCTCACCACCGCTCTGTACATGTCCCCCATGGAGAGGGATGGTGCCAGCAGGTGCTTTAAGCAAGTGAAGGCACGGGGAGACCTGGCAAAGGGAGGCATGGTTCAGCAAGGTCACGCTGGCAGTCAGGTGCAGGTGTGGGCTCCCACCTGCATGCGGGACACCGTCACTCAGGGGGTGGCTCGGCTGCCCCGAAATGCCCCGGGATGCCCATGGAGCCCATGCTGAGGTGGGGGAGCCGGGCTCGACAGGGATGCGCCTCAGGGGAGCTGGCGGTGAGTGACCCCAGCTGCTGGGGGCTCCTCAGGATGCTGTGACAGGGAGAGCAAGAGGTCCCCTACCTTCGGCCTCCTCGTCcgctgccttcctcttcctcctctgcttccccaCCTTGCAGGCCAGGAAGCCCCAGAGGGCGGCCAGGACCAGGATGAGCCCCACCGCTGCTGGGACGCCAAAGATCAGGAGGGTGCTGGGCAGGTCTGCCGAGGGGATGGTGGGTGCCAGGGCGGAGGTGGGGGCTGCTCGGCCGGGCTCTGCTGTGGGGCGAGATGCCGGCAGCGTCAGGAGGGGGAGAGCTGGCGAGGGAAGGAGCGCGGCAGCGTTACCCACCCAGCCGGCCAGCCTCAGAGCCGTGGCGGCGGGGAAGGAGAGTGGCTCTTCACCGCTACCCACCCACCACCCGCAACAAACCGTCCCCCTGCCTGACGGGACCCTCGTCCCACCTGCTCTCGTCGCTGGCTGGTGGGAGATGAAGCcatcctgctcttcccatggTCACCCCTGGGCCaggctgtgacccccccccccccccgccgggctggATCATCCCTCTTCTCCCTGCACTGCATTCCCCTCGCTGGAACTGGCtgccctcttcctctctcctcttcctccaggtGAAGCCAGCGCTCCATCCTCCATTGCCACCTCCACTGCCATCCGCAGGAGAAGGTCCCCTCCGCCTGCCCACGCCTGGGGTGCCCCCAGACCCCTTGGCCCACCACTGCCCAGCCCCGGGGAGCTCGGTCCCCAGCCACCCTCGCCCCCTTACTTGTGTTGTCCCTGAACAAGTCGGAGCACTTGACGCAGGACCTGGTCAGGAGGTCGAAGCactgggaggagaggcaggaggaagcacCGGTGGCTTTTCCTGATGAGGACATGGCAGGGTCGGAGCGAGAGCCCCACTCCCGCATGGCGCGGCGGCGAAGGGGCCGCCCGAGTGTGAAATCGCAGAGCCTTGGGGCCCGTGGCAGAGGGAGATACAGTCTGTCAAGCTGCGTCGTCTCCCTTGGGGCTTGCGATCACTGTGCTTGTCCTGGGGCGGATCTTCAccggggaggaggagagcaaatGCCCAAGCCCTACCCCTGCCTGCCCGTGCAACGCACCCTCAAACTACCCCTCTGCTCCAAAATACGCTTCCGAAATCCCCACAGCCCCTGGCGTGCCCCAGCCGCACAGCATCCTGTGCCCGGTGGCATGGACCCCAGCCCGATGGTGTCACCTCCTCAGCCTTTACCCTTCCCCAGCCCACCACCCCCAACCCGGGCATGTCCCCAACCCACACCCTTCCTCGCTGGCTGGCGAAAAGCCCCCTCAGCATCCTCCAGTGCCTACAGCAGGCTTTCCTGTGCCCAGATCTTTACAAGACCCCATCCCAGGGCCACAGATCTGACTTGGATGGAAAATCCAGAAAAGGACCGGAGGAGAAAAGAGTGCAGGGGTGCTGAGGTTTCCCCTTTGAAAAGTTCCCACTGCCCGCAGGACACAGCCTGTTAGCGACTGCTGCGCATGCAGGCCAACTGTTACATGTTCTCCACCTCTCCTAATGATGGTGCTTGCCACCATCTTGCTCCCTCtatctcccccatcccagacCCAGACCTGTGGCAAGGACCCTCCCAGCCCCTTAGCACCATGTCTCATTCTCCGGGGTTCAGAGCTGGCTCTGCTCAGTAACTGCCCAGGGCATGGGCAAAGCAGGTCACACCAAGCAAGTCTGGTCCCCATACCCTTGGAAGGGACTAAATAAACCCTTAATGGTCCTAGGTGTTCCTGATCAGGAGCAGGAGAAACGTCCTGCCACTGGTACATGTCACTCCAGCTGCACTTCTGACCTaccagcagcatccccagaggGTGGCTTGCACCAGGGCAGCACCGAAGCGGCCTCAGCACCGTCTCAGCTCTCCCTGCTGGGTGCCACGGGGCTCTGGGCAAGTGAAAGTCCCGACCAAAACCGGTCGCTGCCCGCCGGTTCCACGCCTGATGCGATTTCACTTCCCTCTCCAGCCGGTGTGCCCAGCCGCTTGCTCCCTTGCCCCTCACACACGTGCACACGCGCCTGGCTGCCAGGGAGCGCTCTGCCCAGCTGCACTGTGCCAGCGCCGATGGCCATGCCAAGCCCAGGGGGCTGCGGGCTCCTCCGAGGAGCTGTGAGAACCCAACTGCCATCCCTGCGCCTGTGACTCAGTTATCCCCCCTCCGTGTTAGTCAAAGTAAAACTCCCCAACCGAGCAGGGACACGCCAAGCACTTCCCTCTCCCAGCACGGCCCTGAGCTCTGAAGCCAGGAGCAGCACAGCTAGCTCGGCACCCTCCGCCTCGATGCTCACGCTGAACGGGCTGCACTCGCCCCTGCGCAGGTACCTGCCGGGGGAGGGCATCTCTCCATATCCCACCTcacccagctccctgcctctcaTGTGCCACGGGCAAGGATCAGGGCTGTGGTGCAAGcatgggagcaggagggggacGCGTTCAGTGGCAGGGTGCACCGGGAGCatcctgggggggggtgtcagaaaGCCACAGCAGGGAGGGCTGAGGGGTCAGGAGAAAAGCTCAGGCTTGCTCCAGGCCACATTTGAGCTCCACAGTGGAGAGCCTCAGGGAGGAAAGGACACCTGGAGTGCTTGCTGTCCCTGCCAGCCAGCTCACAGAAGTGTAAGGGTAGGGACTAGGGAGCAGAAAACATCTTGGCTTGTACCCTAGTGGGACTAGAGCTGTGGACGGAGGCAGAGGATCCCCACAAAACCAGCCAGTGCTCTGTTAGGACACCTTCCCCTGAAACAGCTCCCTGCTCCAAAAGCTTTGCTGTTCCTCTTGCCCCAGGGTGTTTCCACCTGCTGGTCTCCTTTTCCCAAAGGGGGATGCTCCTCCGTCATCCCCCTCTTGCCCTCCCCCCACTGAAATCCCCCCACTGTGCTTCCCCCATGTCAGTCACCTCTTGGCAACCCCCAAGCCCTATTGCCGTGGGTCCCGCTGTAGCACTGTCACcctgcccctcttcctcccctctcccctccctgcttggCTTCATGTAGGAGGAGGGAAATGGGTCCTGGCATCTGCTGTACCACACTTACAGATTAACTCTGTCACCCCCTCCAGTCAAATATATGCACCACAGAAAGCCCAAACCGAGGTACCTACACGTTGCTTTTGATGTGGGGGGTGAGGTTTACATAGAGCTCAGGAGCTGATGGCTCCCACTTCGTTCGGTACCTGGAGTGAAAACTTGAAGCTGCGAATGCACGGCAGGGAGCCCAGGGACAGCAGCCGCGATGTCCTCCTGTGAATAAAGTGCTCCCGCATCCTATCATGCGGAAGGATGTTGCAGCTTCATCGCTGCGATTgaccttaccccattccctcccactttCTAGGTCCTCTTTATCCCCCTCTACAGCACTTTCATGCTCCCTTCCCAGTCCGTCTGCTTCCTCCTGGGCCAAGAAAATGAAGTCTGAATTCACACATGATAACGCTTACTCATGGAGAAAATCACCGCTGACTTCCCCAGCGGCACTCACACGTGTGCCTGCTCACCAGTGTGGCCCAGGCTGCCCAGTCAGCTCCGGGCATCATCCGTCCCCCTCTTCATCTTCCCCATCTTTGCCTCCCCTGCCCTTTATAACAGCTGTTGATTGGTTTTGGAACAGCAAAAGTTAAAGCTTGTTGGGTAGCTTGAACTGTTTGCATCTAAGAGCTGAATACACTTGATAATAGCACAAATGCATaattaaagagcagaaaaaatgACTCACTGGATAAGGAAATGTGCTTTTCTTATCTCctctgcagagaaatgaaagcCCCAGGAGCCTGGGACTCCGGCTAAGTAAGTGCTTTTATTAAACAAATAAACCAGCAAAGATATCAAAGagctatttaaaaattatgtcctAATCCTGGAGTCGGGGAGCTCGATTTCCAGTGCTGTTTGCTCCAACCCTGCACTAGGAGGGCTGAGCTTTGGCTGAGGTCAGCTGCTGGGATCCCTGTGGTGGATGGGGCAGCACCAGTGACCTGGGAGCACGGAGGGACGGCTGCATCCTGCGAGCACTCATGCACACATGAGCGACTGGACTCATGCGAGTGGTTCCTCTGGTGTCAGGGGTGGGTAAAGTGACTCACGCACACGCTTGTAGAACCGCCCGTAGCAGAAAATATCCACCGAAAGTTCACCTTGTGCTCGTGCACACCGGAAACCCAAAGGCTTGTCGATCAGAGAAGCCACGAGGTGTTTATTGAGCAGACCCAGTTACCACAGGACAAACCTCTGACAGGGTGCACCCAACGCCCCAGGAACGCCTCAACACAGCCCGATGTCTACCCCGCGTCCAGATGGTGCCAATGGAAGACTTCGGCTGGAGCCAACCCCCAAAGTGCATTCGGCACCTCACCCCTGCACCCCTTCCCAACACCCCTGTGGTGGCTAGTGGGAAGCATCCCCTCCTGAAAGGTCCCACTATGGCTCTGAGGAGCCAGTTTCGCAGGGTTCTAGCACAAACCTCCTCCTCGGGATACACTGGGAtgccccagcactgcccagcccCACTTTGCTCTCCCTTCTCAAAGCCAGCCAGGCTCAGGGACAAAATCTGGGAAGATTTTAGGAATAATGTGGGAAACGGAAGGCCTAAAGAGATTCACCATCACCCTAAAACCTAGACCCCTCCATAGGCACTCTGGTCCTTACCGAGGGTTTTTGTGGCTCTGCTCAACCACCTGCACGGGGAGTCTGGTGTGGGGCAGTGCCTTGGTGGCACCAGCGCCTTGGTGGCACCAGCTCTGCTGAACGTCATTTGTCTTCTCCCTCTTTGTTTACAGGTCCCTGGAGCTGTGCTTGTCCATGAAGCTAAGGAAGAATGAACGGGTGTCCTCAGCTCCCTCTGCAAGGGGACTTGGACCCCTCCAGGGGTGATACTGGGCACCCAAATTAGGCTTCTACTGTGGGCTGCCCTTTGAAGACCCCTCCAGGGTTACAGAGCGGTGGGTTGGCACTGCCTAGGCTCAAGCTCCCTCTGCCcattctccctccctgctccggAGAGCCTTCCACAGTGGCACTGAGGACATGGAGGAAGCCCCCCTCCCTGATCCAGCCCTGGGGGAGCCGAGCCCTCGACCTCCCCTGCCAGGAGCGGGCGGTGGCAGGGGGAGCAAGGGGTGTTTCCAGCCCGTCTGCTGGCTGCTCTTGCCGTTCTGCGGTGTGCGGTGGGACTCTCTTAGCAAGGCTTGGGTCCCTGGACACTGCCCAAGCTCTTGCAAGCCACCCCCATGTCGTGAGCAACACACCATTAGCTGAGCCCAGCTCTTCTGACGGGATGTCCCCGTGAGCAAGTGGTgcgcctgctctgcctgcagcagggacgCTGCCCCCATCCTCATCCTGAAGATGGGTAGGATCTCGCCCTGTCCCCCTCGGGTGACTCGGTGGGAGGCCAAGTGCCCCCCCCAGCTTCGCCTCTGACTGGTTATAGGGAGCATTCACATGCCCTGGCAGGGATGGGCAGCACCTCCAACACCGAAACAGAAACCAATGGCCAAGGGTGATGCACTGACACATTGCAAACCTCCGAGCAGGTGGGTTCAGCTGGTTCAGGCATGCGTACGCCGAGACACAAACCTCCTTGGCCCACCAGACCGAGAGCAGAAACCTCCCCAGCACTCGCAGTGGGGAGCCCCACTGCTGCGCTCTCAGGGTGCGGAGGTGTCCAGCAGACGACTCCAGAGCCAAAATCAAAGCCTGCTGAAGGCAAGGGGCTGTCTCCCGTTGACTCCCCGCCCTTTGCGGCTCGCTCTGGCAGCAGGGGACAGGAAACCACTTCGGTCAGCCTGGAAGTCAAAACTAAACTAAGCAGCTCTGACTGCATTTTGCATAGCGCTTCGTTATAATGAACTGCTTGCAGgagagctgcagctccagctcatGCATGGGAATGGTTCGGTGAATATATTTGAACAAGAAGGCAACCTGAGGAAATGGGAAGGTGCTTGCAAGCAACTCCAACACAGAAGAAATTATCTTAATGAGGCACCCATTTGCCACAGTTTACTCTGCTGCCTGCCATACGACCAACCCCCTTGCCCATACACAAATAacaccccactgccccccacaactgcagcccagccccagcacagcctctccACAGCCATGCTCCTCAGTCATGCTCCTCAACATTGGTCACGCAAGCCATCCAAATGGAGATGCTCAAAACCAGCAGTGTACCTGGATAACTTAAAGCACAGCTCAAACAGGGAACAgaacgcacacacacaccccccaactcCTATGACACCCGCAGATTGCAACAGCCTAAGCAGGAGTAAGGGTACAGGAGCCTGTGTGGTTTCCAGTACTAACCACTGCTCCAGAAACGGCTCCCTGAGGTGGCTTTTGCGGCCAAATTGTTTTCCTTGCTAGTAGGGAGGatgctgccctgcagcctcccaccACCCTGGGCAGGGCTGGTAGGTGCAAGGtcagcctcccccacccccacggAGCTCCAACTTTTCCATTTGTCACCGCTGGACAATGCCCCACGAGTGGCTGAGCCAAGGGAGTATGGGGATTTTTGACTGTAGGCTGCTTGGCCAGTCAGATGCCAAACTCAAGCTGGTGTCAGCCCTGGAGCACTGAGAGAGACTGCAGTACTGGAGGAGGAATGAGTGGCACGTGTTTGGACATGAGCAAAGCCCCAGTCCGGGATGAGAAGCAAGGAAGCACGTTTCTGCTGAGCCGAAGCGGGCCCCCGCAGCCGGCCAGCTGCCTCCGGCAGAGAGCTTATCACCGCCGCGCTGTCGGCTGTGAGGCTCCAGCTGAcagcctcccctctcctccctctccagccGAAGCACCTCCGAGCCAACAGTGTTTCATTAGTCTGCGGTGGTATTGCTGCACTTACCAGTCCCTTCACACCGTTCACTGGCTTCTCAGGGACCTTTAAGTACCGGCTTGGTGTAAAAAGGCCGGAGTGATTTAATTTGCAGGGGCTTGAATGCAGACTCATGTTATGTGTTTCAAAGGCCACATTAAGGATGCGATGTAGGAGAGAGCTGACAGGCAGATTTGGCCTGTACCCCACCTCTCCTGGCCGGTATCTGGACACGATGCCTTGGCCACCCTGCCAAAGCCCGGAGAAGCAACAGGGGAGCAATGCATTGgttgggaaaggagaggaaggggagaatGATGGGCTGCTGTGGATGCAGAGCTGGGGAGGTGGAGAGGGACTGCCAGCAGCCCTGTCCCATGCTCACACACACCCCTCCACACCCTGTTTTCCAAGGGACCTGTGGGCAAAGCCCATCGCTTCCCTTTGAAAGGGATGGTCCTCCCCACAGCTCGCAGGGTGTCCCCCTGTAACAGTCCCACCAAATTCTGAGcctttagggccttaaaggctctgGCTGGAAGAAGGATGAGTTGCGCCAGCACAGACTGCCACAGGAAGGGagatgctggggtgggggggtgaatGGTACTGCCAAGGCAGGCAGACGTAATCCTCCCTCCAAGATCCCTTTCCCCATTTCCCATCTTGGTAAGAGCACCCATACGGGAGGTCCTGCCCTCTGCCACAGTCCATGGGGGAGGCTGCCCATCCGCAGGGAACGTCTCCTGGCCAGCACAGCTCCCTGGCTCACACGTGCCTTCCCCTTCTACACTGCAGCCACAGCACCGCAGAGGGCTAGACCACCAGAGGATGCAGGCAGGCTTCAGAGGGACCATGCAGCAACGTAGCATCTCCCATCACCCAACCTAAAAATGCACATTAGAGGCTGAGGGCAGATACAGCTTTATACCCCCTAATAATCTTGTCTCTAAGCTAGATAACTAGGACTGTAAATCCCTGGTGATAATCACAGCCACCATGCCTGCAAGCTCTCCCCCGGACCATTCATTTGGCTTGATGATGCTTTAAAGAGACATCTAATGAGGATAATCTGATTCAAATCCCCTCTGCTTTTGGGCAGCAGAGCAATTCAGTGCCCCTCAAACTCCTTCTTCCTCCATGACTGTCTTTATTTCCCCTTCTCATATGAATCACTCCggggtttcctttgcttttttgcaTTACTATTTCGATTCTTTGATATGACCACTACAATCAAGACTCACTCCCTTTAGAACCTAATTAGCATGAAATCAGACTCACTTTTTACTCATAGCCTCATAATAGGATGCCGGCCTGTGCTTCAGCTCTCACTTCGGGTGCAGGGAACATTGCAGCCTGCTTAAAAAATTCCCTCTTTACCTGATTCAATCAGAACCACTTACGCGAGATCCACACACATTTCAAGCCTGGCAAGAGAGTCAAGCTTTGGGAAGGGGGGAAGGTCTCAATCACACTCAGCTTTCGGCGCAGAGCAGATGGCGAACATACTGACTATATAATTTATAGGACACCATCACTACATATTAGTCCCATGCAGTGGCTGAGCTCAGCCAAACCACAGCTCATGCACACACAGAGGGGACTCACGCAGGTGATGCTCCACGTGTAACCTGGGCAAGAGGGAAGAGCCAGGTTTTGGAGAAAGCACACGCTTCATGTTTCATCTCCTTCATAACACAGGGCAGAGGATGCAGTGCAGCAGCCCTCACCCCGGAGGGGCTTTCTCTTCCCTGCAGGCCGGGCAAACACTTCCCAGCCCGCAAACTTGTGTTCAAACTAGGTCAGTATTATGCAACATCTGCGCACAAGcagctccccttcccttccccaggagcAGCTCGCACAGCAGCACGATGGATGCCAGGGCAGCCCAAGGCCAGGTATAGGGGTTTGTTTGCACTTCTTCAGGGCTGTCGTGCTAGCAGAGCCTGGTGTGCAGCTCGCTGGGGGTCATGGAGCCTGAGAGGGACACGCACCACCACCGCAGCTCTATTTCCACAGTACCCAGGCCTCTCTGCCCCTGCCTCTCACCCGGACACACGCACCTGCTGCTCAGCACAGTCAAGCAGAGATGCCAGGGAGGCGTTAAAGACCTGTAggtgagagaaggagggagaattGTTCAGGATGGCCAAGTTGGGTTATAACGAAGGAGCAACAGGACAGAAAACATCAAAAGGGAACACCCACCAGGTAGTAAAAACACTCCCTGCAGAACAAGATGAAGGTAGCTCCAGCCCTGTCTCTAAGGTCGCAGACCTTTCAGCCCTCTGCATGGCTGAAAAGGAGCCCTGGAGACAAGTATGCAAGACTGAGCCTTTACAGGTGCCCGGTGTGCAGGCACAGAGCAACACTGCTATTCCagggcttccccagctccaatGCCTTTGATTCTCTGCTGCTCGGAGTAACAGCACAATGCACTGAGTCACCTCTCAGTCCCACGGGCAAATGAGGATTAATTAGTTGATGCTGGCAAATTGCTTCGAAGAGAGGTGCTTCACTGCAGCACAAGCCACAGGTTGTTACATACTGAGCTATGTCAAATGCAGCCCTGGCTTCACATCTGTCATCTCTGgaagagcaagaaaaggaaacagcaaagGGGGGGTGGAAATGAACGTTCACATTGGGGTGATGCCAACTCTGCCGCCAAACCTAGGAAAGCAGCCAGCAAAGAGGCTCAGGAGAGCTTTGAGCTGACCAGTGCAGACAGCGATAGTGCCTCAAGGACTGCCAACCCTCAGCAAACGCCCAAGGTATTTCACCAACCCAAGCACTGCAGTGACATagccagcagggcaggagcaAGGCAGGCCCGGCTGCAGCACAGCACCGTCACCCCGTCACTGCAGGGTGGGCACACGGTGGGACAGGAGCGCTTCCATGGgaggacaggaaaggaaaatactCCATGCTGCTAGAAAATGGGTGAAGCCTCCTTAGCTTGTTTAGGGCCAGCTGGGCTTTTCAGGTCTTTCCAAGTGCTCACCAACATGCCTCTGCCTCGCTCCTGCATGGGGACCACTCTAGAGTACGGGCGCTTCAGCTGGCCCTGGCACAGCTGGTTGTAGGGCAGAGAGGGTGGCAGGACCCAGAGGATGGAGCAGCTCCTGCACACCAGGGCCAGGTTTCCCAAGGGGAGGTGGCTTCTCTCTTTGTTTTTGTCCTCACCCCACCTCGGTGCTCCTTCCCGTGACGCGCAGAGCCCCCGGGGCTCTCGCACCCAGCCCGCAGCTGCACCTGGGCCGGTGGTGGGGAAGCAGCCTGCGCGTATGTAAAACACAGGCTCTCTTTCACACACCGCTGACTTCCCTCGGTGAAGGAGGCGGGGGACAGGCACGGCGCCTTTCCTGGCTCCTCGCAGAACGCCCCACCACACGGCGAGCTCGAGGGGGAACGAGGGATGTCGGCATCACGGCACGTGTCAGCTCCTGCAGAAGGAGCCTGTGGCAAGGGAAACGTGGCCCAGCACGGGCCAGGAGCCCACGCTACTCAGCTGCCAAGGAGTCTGAGCAAGTCACATCACTCCCGAGTCCCCTGCACCCAACCTCTCCTGCGCACTGGTTCTTCACAGCCAAGACAGCCCCTCCTGCGCAGAGGCGACCCGAGGGGATGCCATCCTGCCTAGCATCGCTGCGCCGTATTAATATTTAACGGTGAGGAAGAGATCCAGAGACTTTGATTTCTCCCACAGGCCAACTCAAGGATAATTGAACTGTGCGgggaatttcagcatttcagaggGTGGTTTTGTTCCAGTTCACAACAAACCCCAACCATGCCACAATGCCTTATGAGAAGAATCGCAGCCGTTTCAGGCAgcctctctgcctgcagcagtcAGGCAGGTAAGCAGCACAAAACACAGCCAATCTCAGCAGGTTGCCTGGCAAGCACGTCCCAGCAAACCCTCCTCCCCCAGaacttaggtaaaaaaaaaaatcaaactctgCTAATTAGGAA from Accipiter gentilis chromosome 18, bAccGen1.1, whole genome shotgun sequence includes these protein-coding regions:
- the TNFRSF13C gene encoding tumor necrosis factor receptor superfamily member 13C isoform X2; its protein translation is MREWGSRSDPAMSSSGKATGASSCLSSQCFDLLTRSCVKCSDLFRDNTTEPGRAAPTSALAPTIPSADLPSTLLIFGVPAAVGLILVLAALWGFLACKVGKQRRKRKAADEEAEANMDATSPLPSLGCQDPAMLEGDATLAPARALCPHLNGGLKMLGLPGKAGAKRRPCCQGDADGDIVLLSAVYPRHEECNHGFPLPATELGAAALVTTKTTQNSTGEERA
- the TNFRSF13C gene encoding tumor necrosis factor receptor superfamily member 13C isoform X1, with the protein product MREWGSRSDPAMSSSGKATGASSCLSSQCFDLLTRSCVKCSDLFRDNTTLPLLTLPASRPTAEPGRAAPTSALAPTIPSADLPSTLLIFGVPAAVGLILVLAALWGFLACKVGKQRRKRKAADEEAEANMDATSPLPSLGCQDPAMLEGDATLAPARALCPHLNGGLKMLGLPGKAGAKRRPCCQGDADGDIVLLSAVYPRHEECNHGFPLPATELGAAALVTTKTTQNSTGEERA